A DNA window from Brassica napus cultivar Da-Ae chromosome C1, Da-Ae, whole genome shotgun sequence contains the following coding sequences:
- the LOC106389732 gene encoding COP1-interacting protein 7 → MDSRAILDSALFQLTPTRTRFDLVLFCGSKKEKLASGIFEPFISHLKFARDQISKGGYSISLHPPTSHSSWFTKSTFDRFVRFVNTPAIIERFATLEKEILQIEHSIQANEIANAEQLLQDGSNVRKSNESSEESENGNAGEETSKIQLQRLLETRRTLLRREQAMAYARGVVAGYEIDTVDDLILFADAFGASRLREACVKYKELWKKKHGDGLWMAELAAVKAIAPEDMSLLGSSGIILTNEAAAAPLPLNGTHSSSENKDQQASAVPNFQPPMGWPNHIPQYYYPPPYQGYPYPMMPGQNQGNMPWPSKGKASKKKADSDSDGDESSGSTESDSASDDDSASSLEDQGKRHSHTSKKNSRRSSKKNRKKSSKTVIIRNINYITPEGRNGDMEGSEFTENGSIKDTVDTAVGFLKENRAYESDEILKSSAEGNENWDSFQNILMRHDDDEHFTHRGSKGLEDNNNASGDSVVLTQKHIENGGGGARRFDQFESEESARRVSRTRDSTEECMLLPKRSEMLGDDESKDLYNAATRGGSLVKKSGSGEDWFATSDQRGVKPESNYGSMSFDESCIMMTSGGSDQSKKQEFVDDSFMVRSSSLAGDDVYDSRWRPDMSADIDIDNGQANEKREVSSSWEPNDLCMIPERNSGEFLGNDHSIDFSVEANARLTSNGTAQEKEDKTVSSGEKKTNGKNPEARKSRTPVRTRGEAMSKSVKKPVAASRTMAQKNKFEKEEEMRKRIENLVLERQRRIAERSASTASRKASNRPPSVRERTT, encoded by the exons ATGGATTCGAGAGCTATCCTTGATTCCGCTTTGTTTCAACTCACTCCTACTCGTACCAG ATTTGATCTGGTGCTGTTCTGTGGGAGTAAGAAGGAGAAGTTGGCATCTGGGATATTCGAACCGTTCATCTCCCATCTTAAGTTCGCAAGAGATCAAATCTCCAAAGGCGGTTACTCAATTTCTCTTCATCCTCCCACTTCTCACTCTTCTTGGTTCACCAAATCCACTTTTGATCG GTTTGTGAGATTCGTGAACACGCCTGCGATTATAGAGAGATTCGCGACTTTGGAGAAAGAGATCTTGCAGATTGAACATTCTATTCAAGCTAATGAGATCGCAAATGCTGAGCAATTATTACAAGATG GGAGTAATGTGAGAAAGTCAAATGAGTCCTCCGAG GAGTCTGAGAATGGCAACGCAGGAGAGGAAACATCCAA GATTCAGCTTCAACGCCTTCTTGAAACCCGAAGAACATTGCTTCGGAGAGAGCAAGCAATGGCTTATGCCCGAGGTGTTGTTGCTGGTTATGAGATTGATACTGTTGATGATCTCATACTATTCGCTGATGCTTTTGGTGCGTCAAGGTTAAG GGAAGCATGCGTAAAGTACAAGGAACTATGGAAGAAAAAGCATGGAGACGGGCTTTGGATGGCGGAATTAGCAGCTGTCAAAGCAATTGCACCTGAAGACATGTCGTTACTAGGTTCCTCAGGGATTATCCTCACCAATGAAGCTGCTGCTGCTCCTCTTCCACTAAACGGGACACACTCCAGCTCCGAAAACAAAG ACCAACAAGCCTCTGCTGTTCCAAACTTTCAGCCACCGATGGGATGGCCGAACCATATACCTCAGTACTACTACCCGCCTCCGTACCAAGGCTATCCTTACCCTATGATGCCAGGACAAAACCAAGGAAACATGCCATGGCCTTCAAAGGGCAAAGCTTCCAAGAAGAAAGCAGATTCTGATTCTGATGGAGACGAGTCTAGTGGGTCCACTGAATCTGACTCGGCAAGTGATGATGACTCTGCTTCGTCTTTGGAGGACCAAGGTAAAAGACACTCTCACACCAGTAAGAAGAACTCTCGTCGGTCGTCCAAGAAAAACCGGAAGAAGTCATCTAAGACTGTTATCATCCGTAACATTAACTACATAACCCCCGAGGGAAGAAACGGAGACATGGAGGGAAGTGAGTTTACTGAGAACGGCTCCATCAAAGACACTGTAGATACTGCTGTCGGATTCCTCAAGGAAAATAGAGCTTACGAGAGTGATGAAATCCTGAAAAGTTCAGCTGAAGGCAATGAGAATTGGGATTCTTTTCAGAATATTTTGATGAGGCACGACGATGATGAGCATTTCACACACAGAGGCTCCAAAGGTTTGGAAGACAATAACAACGCCTCTGGTGATTCCGTCGTTTTAACTCAGAAACACATAGAAAACGGAGGAGGCGGAGCGAGGAGATTTGATCAGTTTGAAAGCGAGGAGAGTGCTCGTAGGGTTTCAAGAACGAGAGATTCAACAGAAGAGTGTATGTTATTGCCAAAAAGATCAGAGATGCTAGGAGATGACGAGAGCAAAGACTTGTATAATGCTGCTACAAGGGGTGGCTCACTGGTGAAGAAGTCAGGGAGTGGAGAGGATTGGTTTGCTACATCTGATCAACGTGGAGTGAAACCGGAAAGCAACTACGGGAGCATGTCGTTTGATGAAAGCTGCATTATGATGACATCTGGAGGTTCTGATCAGAGCAAGAAACAGGAGTTCGTTGATGATTCCTTCATGGTCCGTTCATCGTCGCTTGCTGGTGATGATGTTTATGATTCTCGGTGGAGACCAGACATGTCTGCTGATATTGACATCGATAACGGTCAGGCGAATGAGAAGCGTGAAGTGTCTAGCTCATGGGAACCAAATGACCTCTGTATGATTCCTGAACGCAACTCGGGAGAGTTTTTGGGGAATGATCACTCCATTGACTTCTCTGTTGAAGCGAACGCAAGGCTAACCAGTAACGGAACAGCTCAGGAGAAAGAAGATAAGACCGTGTCGAGCGGCGAGAAGAAGACCAATGGGAAGAACCCGGAAGCTCGTAAGTCTAGAACTCCAGTTAGAACCAGAGGTGAAGCCATGTCCAAGAGTGTAAAGAAACCGGTTGCAGCTAGCAGAACCATGGCACAGAAGAACAAGTTCGAAAAG GAAGAAGAGATGAGGAAGAGAATAGAGAATCTTGTTTTGGAAAGGCAGAGAAGAATCGCTGAGAGATCAGCCTCCACTGCTTCTCGAAAAGCTTCGAACCGACCTCCTTCGGTTCGTGAAAGGACCACATAA
- the LOC106384621 gene encoding TIR-only protein-like: MQRLVASCSKLANTRYVRNPSLPNPNLCDVFISHRRIDTKKTISGLLHDHFTRLHLNSFLDSKSLKPGDRLLFEVNAAIRECSVGIAVFSPRYCDSYFCLHELMRLMENKKRIIPIFCNVKPSELCVKNDRTRPAAEIRRLQLALEEAKYTVGLTFDTSNGDWSEFLTMASDAVIDNLLDVEQGRLRSINPHVQEHICVGQSIQQSIIKRVLSSFY, encoded by the exons ATGCAACGTTTGGTAGCATCTTGTTCAAAACTCGCAAACACAAGATACGTAAGAAACCCATCCCTACCTAACCCAAACCTGTGTGATGTTTTCATCAGTCATCGCAGGATCGACACCAAGAAGACAATTTCAGGTCTATTACATGATCATTTCACTAGACTACATTTAAATTCTTTTCTGGATAGCAAGAGTTTAAAGCCTGGGGATAGACTTCTCTTTGAGGTCAATGCAGCGATAAGAGAATGCAGTGTTGGTATCGCGGTTTTCTCTCCTCGTTACTGCGACTCTTACTTCTGTCTCCATGAACTCATGAGGCTCATGGAGAACAAGAAGAGAATCATCCCAATCTTTTGCAATGTCAAGCCATCGGAACTCTGCGTTAAGAATGACCGCACACGTCCGGCTGCCGAGATCCGGAGGCTTCAATTGGCTCTCGAGGAAGCAAAATACACCGTAGGACTCACGTTTGACACATCTAATGG AGACTGGTCAGAGTTCTTGACTATGGCATCGGATGCAGTCATCGATAATTTGTTAGATGTTGAACAGGGGAGACTAAGGAGCATCAACCCCCACGTACAAGAACATATCTGCGTAGGTCAATCAATACAACAATCAATAATAAAGCGTGTCTTATCTTCCTTTTATtaa